The Podospora pseudopauciseta strain CBS 411.78 chromosome 2 map unlocalized CBS411.78m_2, whole genome shotgun sequence genome has a window encoding:
- a CDS encoding uncharacterized protein (COG:C; EggNog:ENOG503P55N) gives MASGYGVNGGPSRCFPFWQELLSCYVVNTTEFDDSGKAKCAGHMEDYYECLHHRKEAARVKALQAAYRAAEAKKLKENPPNATQIRNLGLLDKEDDTKKVLGSS, from the exons ATGGCGTCCGGATACGGCGTGAACGGCG GCCCGTCTCGGTGCTTCCCCTTCTGGCAGGAGCTGCTCTCGTGCTACGttgtcaacaccaccgaaTTCGATGACTCTGGAAAGGCCAAGTGCGCCGGACACATGGAGGACTACTACGAGTGCTTGCACCACAGAAAGGAG GCTGCCAGAGTCAAGGCCCTGCAGGCTGCTTACAGAGCtgccgaggccaagaagctgaaAGAGAATCCTCCGAATGCTACGCAAATAAGGAATCTGGGGCTGCTAGACAAGGAGGACGACACAAAGAAGGTGCTTGGATCGAGCTAG
- a CDS encoding uncharacterized protein (EggNog:ENOG503P3PU) — MPSLRGIEISISTSPDDERIPEYPHPEGSRCPARSFSQTVPDDIPKSLATTFHPTPAQYHKYGPSVSVYIPSVSGTRFSINYAVNAPPPSPCKFVFFRLYMNARPISAWGIEPAVKNNGRVVKSLWAPTSRYMDQVGIESRNFVFLPGQEHKSVAEDGGLIEIQAFRAKARRARAPKLEEYRLQDNYGIAAPSVGLVEQPQDMCYYTFILMDPKESPFASFRFHYRTWSNLEQLNLIPTKELDFLRNISPNTKRDSGPSIDSTENGSSEEVRSPLENSDEAVFDDSEEVEQENVLRRKPSVYVLNTPPERFQVSTSKAVLPQPSKALRDCYRESYLQRPLPELPIHQPSGRPSRRSSAASAVSAVSGAPSITPSLCQHIDDDSFSLDNTEFGVAAVAKRVRSPESVRQLVTPEADENVDVGNEEEYSISNYEMSPLSTNGSITESRLSPGGYYPMTGSKFDNGLASFSPPHRHQAAYPLRQYTRPPSVSFFHPQQENHHQNIDQLITQQETLTLTEAQWMSRSPSPPQTTQGGDDGRRRVWSPKAAERAGSRGGLFSGLKKKKFSASPRKLAQMVRRREVSVGNKGETGSEGSGERVGNWI, encoded by the exons ATGCCTAGCCTCCGAGGCATCGAGATTTCCATCTCTACGAGCCCAGACGATGAACGAATCCCCGAGTACCCGCATCCAGAAGGTTCAAGATGTCCAGCTCGTAGCTTCTCTCAGACTGTTCCCGACGATATACCCAAGAGCTTGGCCACGACCTTtcacccaaccccagctcaGTACCACAAGTATGGGCCGTCAGTGTCTGTCTACATTCCATCTGTTTCTG GAACTCGTTTCTCAATCAACTATGCCGTCAATGCTCCGCCGCCTTCCCCTTGCAagtttgttttctttcgACTCTACATGAACGCCAGGCCCATTTCCGCCTGGGGGATTGAACCAGCTGTCAAGAATAATGGAAGGGTAGTCAAGTCCCTCTGGGCGCCAACATCTCGATACATGGACCAAGTCGGGATCGAAAGCCGCAACTTCGTCTTCTTGCCAGGCCAGGAGCACAAATCTGTGGCAGAGGATGGCGGTTTGATTGAGATACAAGCCTTTCGCGCTAAAGCACGGCGGGCTAGAGCTCCAAAGCTGGAAGAATATAGACTTCAAGACAACTATGGCATAGC GGCTCCCAGTGTTGGTCTTGTTGAACAACCTCAAGACATGTGTTACTACACCTTCATATTGATGGATCCCAAGGAGTCACCCTTTGCCTCGTTCCGTTTTCACTACCGCACCTGGAGTAACCTCGAGCAGCTGAACTTGATCCCCACAAAGGAGCTCGACTTTCTCCGAAACATCTCGCCAAACACAAAGCGTGATAGCGGCCCAAGTATCGACTCCACCGAGAACGGTTCATCGGAAGAGGTTCGGTCTCCTTTGGAGAATTCGGATGAGGCAGTCTTTGACGACAGCGAAGAGGTGGAACAAGAAAACGTCTTGCGTCGCAAACCCTCGGTCTACGTGCTCAACACGCCACCCGAGCGGTTCCAGGTTTCCACATCCAAGGCTGTGCTGCCCCAGCCGAGCAAAGCACTTAGGGATTGCTACCGTGAGTCGTATCTCCAGCGCCCTCTGCCAGAACTCCCCATTCACCAGCCTTCTGGCAGACCTTCACGACGATCCTCGGCTGCATCTGCCGTCTCTGCAGTGTCGGGAGCTCCCTCGATAACGCCTTCGCTTTGCCAACATATCGACGATGACTCTTTTAGTTTGGATAACACCGAGTTTGGCGTTGCAGCGGTGGCGAAGAGGGTTAGGTCGCCCGAGTCTGTGAGGCAGCTTGTCACCCCTGAGGCGGATGAGaatgttgatgttggcaaCGAAGAGGAGTATTCGATTTCTAATTATGAAATGTCGCCTCTTTCGACGAATGGATCGATCACCGAGTCGAGGTTGTCTCCTGGGGGGTATTATCCGATGACGGGAAGCAAGTTTGATAATGGACTGGCGAGTTTTTCGCCACCGCATCGACACCAAGCTGCTTACCCGCTCAGGCAGTATACCAGGCCGCCGTCGGTGTCGTTTTTCCATCCTCAGCAGGAAAATCATCATCAGAATATTGATCAGTTGATCACTCAGCAGGAGACGCTGACGTTGACAGAGGCGCAGTGGATGAGCCGcagtccttctcctccacagACGACgcaaggaggagatgatgggagacGACGTGTTTGGAGCCcgaaggcggcggagagggcTGGGAGTAGGGGGGGCCTTTTTTctgggttgaagaagaagaagtttAGTGCTTCACCTAGGAAGCTTGCGCAGATGGttaggaggagggaggtctCTGTTGGTAATAAGGGGGAGACGGGGAGTGAAGGTAgtggggagagggttgggaaCTGGATTTGA
- a CDS encoding uncharacterized protein (COG:C; COG:H; EggNog:ENOG503P2EC): MNLMIIKRSSLPQSLLSHIPPKISQIWLQIVQTPTKTSTMTPAIKTTHIDRTAHEPRDNSLHELLITTITPITPAIRLFHLTPSQPSQPPISFLPGQWVDLYYPPFPSCQKPGGFTITSPPSHPHMELAVQQSPLNPPAAYLWQDPSTLLHTPVRIRIGGSFTYPPQILSRPSEQQPLLSSPRSSSTPPNFKKLVLVAGGVGINPLISILSHISTTRPQPEITLLYSLKDPNSKIQSGDTSQALFLDRIINLFSNQNDPLKGNIKLFLTTTGGPTNTNNISTNEIATKNLSIPFEKRRISLSDVSNAIGEHKDDVAVYICGVPSMTDQFVDGLTSPSPQGLGIDKSRVLCEKWW; encoded by the exons ATGAACTTGATGATTATAAAACGCAGTTCTTTGCCTCAATCATTACTCTCCCATATCCCTCCCAAGATTTCTCAAATTTGGCTCCAAATCGTTcaaacccccaccaaaacctccaCCATGACCCCCGCCATCAAAACAACCCACATCGACCGCACCGCTCACGAACCCCGCGATAAC TCCCTCCACGAACTCCTCATAACCACCATAACCCCCATAACCCCCGCAATccgcctcttccacctcacgccctcccaaccttcccaaccccccatcagcTTCCTCCCCGGCCAATGGGTAGACCTCTAttacccccccttcccctcctgcCAAAAACCCGGCGGCTTCACCATAacctcacccccatcccacccccacaTGGAACTAGCAGTCCAGCaatcccccctcaaccccccagcaGCCTACCTCTGGCAggacccctccaccctcttaCACACCCCCGTCCGCATCCGCATAGGCGGTTCCTTCACCTACCCACCCCAAATATTATCACGTCCCTCCGAACAACAGCCGTTATTATCCTCTCCCAGATCTAGTAGCACACCCCCAAACTTCAAaaagttggtgttggtggcagGAGGAGTTGGCATAAACCCCCTAATCAGCATCCTCTCCCACATCTCTACCACCCGCCCCCAACCCGAAATAACCCTCCTCTACTCTCTCAAAgaccccaacagcaaaaTCCAATCAGGCGACACCTCCCaagccctcttcctcgaccgAATCATCAATCTATTCTCCAACCAAAACGACCCCCTGAAAGGCAACATCAagctcttcctcaccaccactggTGGCCCCACCAACACAAACAACATCTCAACAAACGAAATAGCAACCAAAAATTTATCCATACCTTTCGAAAAGAGAAGGATATCCCTCTCCGACGTCTCAAACGCCATCGGGGAGCACAAAGACGACGTGGCAGTCTACATATGCGGTGTACCCTCCATGACCGACCAATTTGTCGACGGCCtgacctctccctccccacaaGGTCTAGGCATAGACAAGAGCAGGGTCCTGTGCGAGAAATGGTGGTAA
- a CDS encoding uncharacterized protein (MEROPS:MER0011024; EggNog:ENOG503P3Y4; COG:O), translated as MSLRSVFKSLNPWGAKAVNTLDSSPKKTTERPQSAHSNDSRETPRAKRQKTSRDTEVVPRGSQESIEEFPSQPIQSRGHTYSPSISPSPISSHVPMWNSHAMAEYQGRGNRRHRHRSLGSNKSQSSAEDVPSAFGQKYTAPDNQEQTRSKVQSDAADLEILRNISAHLQPAQPKGRKRLKQESHEDDELAMGHTPNDGKKRQPGPSVSRRGDIVPTQFPRKAANGREDCQSLGESERFTVSAAVCYRNYYYVAGEKGGTDACYMQAHHDKPQAELRAFTQNGNPHGTQQWLKLTNKIKALHFHPSSSLIKVTQPTDTSLDIGKLLVIKFVTPQDASSVARWATRVLKLHAIYDKALGEINRDTPWSSAGKVAGAGSPNAQPPDAGKARGTSASITPSQVSPSNKPRATIRGSMQVSEPATPQPVATYGRRSSRSTHGSRTDATSAPIDVDLSLSPETPPPPRWSLQNRSWLEDWKTPLQFGRVQVTKDDIPRLDEGQYLNDSIIEFGLKYLFEKFTDKHPDLSKRVYMHNSFFYTSLTGDGGNQFKYENVKRWTAKVDLLSYDYIVVPINQHFHWWVAIICNPGKLDPAVRQKAKEAEATIPIDVEMTDAPKLATSDVVDKATDGKPGFRPSASTQPKQRKPAYSLDDPRIILLDSLGSSHGPAVKNLRRYLIEEFEDKRGRRLEQGDWPTRLGMKATNIPQQSNLTDCGVYVLGYVQEFVKDPDTFVKALLSKEPHEWALSAPLLRTLWRDTIFYEKSMTRTEPGRQQDAGMIYPMSAERMTKLFAQSAKLSTSPSRDSAVGRREESRHAAVPEPLKPVEMAGEPAQGRIGSPVEAPKPAKTAKEPAGRMIPTEGVQDVTKPMDLVVDTPLIPSIEDSIEDSPTPEPPQITDLSALVEPGFSKHVAKPKERPASKLGTSPTRQSSHAEDDEVILVPLGRPDSTLFTARISSSPAEAKKAVDTSVQELDAKSFCNKSATPPGHTKNAKLRQPTRQVALMSQSSPAQAPNPKRADAGSTSTGASKRPHTGSTPTGGSRPKRLGASSPPTTGSQSRYFNDTPSPGRRQRVATNVGAAYTSVGFAPTREATVEQNLAAVKHHEPINIDDSD; from the exons ATGTCTCTCCGATCGGTGTTCAAATCGCTT AATCCCTGGGGTGCGAAAGCCGTCAACACCCTCGATTCGAGCCCCAAGAAGACGACCGAAAGGCCACAATCGGCCCATTCCAACGACTCTCGAGAAACACCACGAGCGAAGCGGCAGAAGACGAGCCGGGATACCGAAGTAGTACCACGGGGGTCACAAGAGTCTATCGAGGAATTCCCGTCTCAACCGATTCAATCGCGGGGTCACACGTACAGCCCCTCAATATCTCCTTCGCCTATCAGTTCGCATGTTCCTATGTGGAATTCACATGCAATGGCTGAGTACCAGGGTCGAGGCAATCGCCGCCACCGGCATAGGTCTCTTGGTAGCAACAAGAGTCAGTCCTCGGCCGAGGACGTTCCCAGTGCGTTCGGTCAGAAATACACTGCACCCGATAATCAAGAACAAACTCGGTCTAAAGTGCAAAGCGATGCGGCCGACTTGGAGATTCTGAGGAATATATCAGCCCACTTACAGCCTGCCCAACccaaggggaggaagagactgAAACAGGAATCccacgaagacgacgagctGGCAATGGGTCATACGCCCAATGATGGCAAAAAGCGCCAGCCAGGGCCCAGCGTCTCTCGCAGGGGCGATATAGTCCCTACACAATTCCCCAGAAAGGCAGCTAACGGTCGTGAGGACTGTCAGTCTCTTGGAGAGTCCGAACGCTTCACTGTTTCTGCAGCAGTCTGCTAccggaattactattatgTGGCTGGTGAGAAAGGCGGGACAGATGCATGCTACATGCAAGCACATCATGATAAACCTCAGGCGGAACTACGCGCATTTACACAAAATGGAAACCCCCACGGGACGCAACAGTGGCTCAAGCTTACAAACAAGATCAAAGCCTTGCATTTTCACCCGTCCAGTAGCCTCATTAAGGTCACTCAACCCACTGATACATCTCTGGACATCGGTAAACTGCTGGTCATCAAGTTTGTGACTCCTCAGGATGCTTCATCTGTTGCTCGTTGGGCTACAAGGGTTCTCAAG CTCCATGCCATTTATGACAAAGCACTTGGTGAAATCAATCGAGATACCCCATGGTCATCAGCAGGCAAAGTCGCTGGTGCGGGATCTCCTAATGCTCAGCCTCCCGATGCTGGCAAGGCACGGGGCACCAGTGCTAGCATTACACCCAGCCAAGTCTCACCCTCGAACAAACCGAGAGCCACCATCCGCGGTTCCATGCAAGTTTCGGAGCCCGCAACACCCCAACCAGTCGCGACTTACGGCAGACGATCTTCGAGGTCAACTCACGGATCAAGGACAGATGCGACTTCCGCTCCAATTGATGTAGATCTATCATTATCGCCTGagacccctcctccgcctcgtTGGTCTTTGCAAAACAGGAGCTGGTTGGAAGACTGGAAGACACCGCTACAATTTGGCAGAGTACAGGTGACCAAGGATGACATACCAAGACTGGATGAGGGCCAGTATCTGAACGATAGCATCATTGAATTTGGTTTAAAGTACCTTTTTGAAAAATTCACTGACAAGCATCCCGACCTCAGCAAGCGAGTCTACATGCACAACAGCTTTTTCTACACGAGTTTGACCGGGGACGGTGGCAACCAATTCAAGTACGAGAATGTCAAAAGATGGACTGCAAAGGTGGATCTGCTGTCCTATGACTACATTGTCGTCCCAATCAACCAGCACTTCCACTGGTGGGTTGCCATAATTTGCAACCCAGGGAAACTTGATCCGGCTGTTCGTCAGAAGGCaaaagaagccgaagccACGATCCCTATCGACGTCGAAATGACTGATGCACCAAAGCTGGCTACGTCTGATGTTGTGGACAAAGCCACCGATGGCAAACCCGGATTTCGCCCATCAGCTTCTACTCAGCCAAAGCAACGCAAGCCTGCTTATAGCCTGGATGACCCCAGAATCATTCTGTTGGACTCGCTCGGATCTAGTCACGGCCCTGCCGTTAAGAACCTCCGCCGATATCTCATTGAAGAGTTCGAAGACAAGCGTGGCAGGAGGCTTGAGCAAGGTGATTGGCCAACTCGCCTTGGGATGAAGGCCACTAATATACCGCAGCAATCGAATCTCACAGACTGCGGAGTCTATGTCCTTGGATACGTGCAAGAGTTTGTCAAGGATCCAGATACCTTTGTCAAGGCTCTGCTGTCTAAGGAGCCGCACGAATGGGCATTAAGTGCCCCCCTATTGCGAACGCTCTGGAGGGATACTATCTTCTACGAAAAGAGTATGACCCGCACAGAGCCTGGCCGGCAGCAAGATGCGGGGATGATCTATCCCATGTCCGCGGAGAGAATGACAAAACTTTTTGCTCAAAGCGCCAAACTGAGCACCTCTCCTTCTCGCGATTCGGCTGTGGGTCGGAGGGAGGAATCACGACATGCAGCTGTACCAGAGCCGCTCAAACCTGTGGAAATGGCGGGAGAACCGGCGCAAGGGCGAATAGGGTCTCCTGTAGAGGCACCAAAGCCCGCGAAAACTGCAAAGGAACCAGCAGGACGTATGATACCGACAGAAGGTGTGCAGGATGTAACCAAGCCTATGGACCTCGTCGTCGACACACCCCTCATTCCTTCTATTGAGGATTCTATCGAGGACTCCCCTACCCCAGAACCTCCTCAAATCACCGACCTCTCCGCACTTGTAGAGCCCGGTTTCTCGAAGCATGTGGCCAAGCCTAAAGAGCGCCCCGCTTCAAAGTTGGGGACTTCGCCGACGCGGCAATCTTCTCATgcggaagatgatgaagtcATACTTGTCCCTTTGGGTCGCCCTGACTCCACATTGTTCACGGCGAGGATATCGAGTTCCCCGGCGGAGGCAAAGAAAGCGGTTGATACGTCGGTGCAAGAGCTCGACGCAAAGTCATTCTGCAACAAGTCAGCCACACCTCCTGGGCACACCAAGAATGCAAAGCTTCGCCAGCCGACGCGCCAGGTTGCCCTAATGTCACAGTCATCTCCCGCCCAGGCTCCCAATCCAAAACGTGCTGATGCTGGCTCCACGTCCACAGGGGCGTCGAAGCGTCCTCATACCGGTTCCACGCCTACTGGGGGTTCTCGCCCAAAACGCCTTGGTGCCAGCTCCCCACCTACCACGGGCTCTCAGTCGAGATATTTTAATGATACCCCATCTCCCGGTCGGAGGCAGCGCGTGGCTACGAATGTAGGAGCTGCGTACACATCCGTGGGTTTTGCACCCACCAGGGAGGCTACCGTGGAGCAGAACTTGGCAGCGGTGAAGCATCATGAGCCGATCAATATTGATGACTCTGATTGA
- the RRP9 gene encoding pre-rRNA processing protein (COG:A; EggNog:ENOG503NYVC), which produces MSSFFTTPGAQKKRKRPAATEVPKKRLATTKSSSKSATRGPTKPTAAPKKKKDIERDEDISGSELDTENEDDDIVNRSGSDDSDNEGETAAEKRLRLAQRYLEKTRKEVDELQDEYAFDAEEIDRDLLAERLQEDAAETKGKVYRKLAPELDFPHADPIQFRWNSGTVTSVSVCPPYAYTTTKDGYLTKWKLQDLPKNQWPQTTRKKPKKPPAPPKRRPERIAFVKSQPLKAKDKTFQGHTAAPITVKASQDGKFVVTGGLDRKLVVYDAETLKPIRAFTQHRDAVTGIAFRRGTNQIFSCSKDRTVKVFSLNELAYVETLFGHQDEIMDVDALGQERCVSVGARDRTARYWKVPEESQLVFRGGGEGGSTNTKKHKLPAGLNPASAAHEGSMDRVAMLDDEIFVTGSDNGDLALWSIQRKKALHVVARAHGLDPALTPRELSGGNPEDFNPKDIPAPQPRGITALRTVPYSDLIFSGSWDGSVRVWRLSDDKKKIERVGVLGQPMDSEDSGDKEEKSLARGIVNDLAVFERGERGKDGLCVVAVTGKEMRLGRWKYMKEGRCGLVVYEVPKNVVDKKKEVETNGHASGEE; this is translated from the coding sequence ATGTCGTCCTTTTTCACAACCCCGGGcgcccagaagaagaggaagcgtCCAGCAGCCACAGAAGTCCCCAAGAAGCGATTGGCGACCACAAAATCATCCTCCAAATCCGCGACAAGAGGCCCCACAAAGCCCACCGCGGCTcccaagaaaaagaaggacaTTGAGCGCGACGAAGACATATCCGGCAGTGAACTCGATACCGAGAACGAAGACGATGACATTGTCAACAGAAGCGGCTCGGATGATTCCGACAACGAGGGCGAGACCGCCGCCGAGAAGCGTCTGAGACTCGCCCAGCGCTACCTCGAGAAGACGCGAAAGGAAGTCGACGAGCTGCAGGACGAGTACGCCTTCGATGCCGAGGAAATCGACCGCGATCTTTTGGCCGAGCGCCTCCAAGAGGACGCCGCCGAGACCAAAGGCAAGGTCTACCGCAAGCTCGCCCCCGAACTCGACTTTCCCCACGCCGACCCCATCCAGTTCCGGTGGAACTCGGGCACCGTCACCTCCGTCTCTGTCTGCCCTCCGTATGCCTACACAACCACAAAAGACGGCTACCTCACCAAATGGAAGCTCCAAGACCTCCCCAAGAACCAATGGCCTCAAACCACCCGCAAAAAGCCCAAGAAgccccctgcccctcccaAGCGCAGACCTGAGCGCATCGCCTTTGTCAAGTCTCAGCCCCTCAAAGCCAAGGACAAGACCTTCCAAGGCCACACCGCGGCTCCAATTACAGTAAAAGCATCCCAAGACGGCAAGTTTGTCGTCACCGGCGGCCTCGACCGCAAGCTGGTCGTCTATGACGCCGAGACCCTCAAGCCTATCCGAGCCTTCACCCAGCACCGCGACGCCGTCACCGGCATTGCCTTCCGCCGGGGCACCAACCagatcttctcctgctccaaGGACCGCACAGTCAAGGTCTTCTCCCTGAACGAATTGGCGTACGTCGAAACATTGTTCGGCCACCAAGACGAGATTATGGACGTGGATGCCTTGGGCCAGGAGCGCTGCGTGTCAGTCGGCGCGCGAGATCGTACAGCCCGTTACTGGAAGGTGCCTGAGGAATCTCAGCTTGTGTTTAGAGGTGGCGGTGAGGGCGGGTcgaccaacaccaagaaacACAAACTTCCGGCGGGGCTGAATCCAGCGAGCGCTGCTCATGAGGGGTCAATGGACAGAGTCGCGATGTTGGATGACGAGATATTTGTCACGGGCAGTGACAATGGCGATTTGGCGCTTTGGAGCATTCAGAGGAAAAAGGCTTTGCACGTGGTTGCGAGAGCGCATGGTCTGGACCCTGCGTTGACTCCTAGGGAGCTTTCCGGTGGGAATCCGGAGGATTTTAACCCTAAGGATATTCCTGCCCCTCAGCCAAGGGGTATCACAGCTTTGAGAACGGTTCCTTACTCGGATCTGATCTTTAGCGGGAGTTGGGATGGGAGTGTCAGGGTGTGGAGGCTGAGTGATgataagaagaagattgagagGGTGGGTGTTCTGGGCCAGCCAATGGACTCGGAGGACAGTGGCGAcaaggaagagaagagtCTCGCGAGGGGAATCGTGAACGATCTTGCCGTGTttgagagaggggagagaggcAAGGACGGACTCTGCGTGGTGGCGGTTACCGGGAAGGAGATGAGActtgggaggtggaagtacatgaaggaggggagatgCGGGTTGGTCGTTTATGAGGTGCCTAAGAATGTGgttgacaagaagaaggaggtggagactAATGGGCATGCCTCCGGTGAGGAATAA
- a CDS encoding uncharacterized protein (EggNog:ENOG503P5H5; COG:S): MFEVPDAKRVRREDLYSCSDEGEVHRYISSEQDASLLRQKLSSLLAINLAAPPQDEAEGDVSMADADQETQPPLENEENQEEEFSFRLFSSAPTQKVVLAPKEDELQASTEEIPFKERPLSYHIQEPLTPEQQEQIRHSAVSAQDILALSKQRAWGLEVPWRVTKIEIVATKKPTTMTAGGKIVEEEDKKKKRPGKKTRMKLRIREQKRKEEESKKLTKEEHLKEKKKRLNREKKLKRRQKEKAKKAANGTAGDQDGADKMSEDGDRGEE, translated from the exons ATGTTCGAGGTTCCAGATGCCAAACG AGTGAGGAGGGAAGACCTCTACTCGTGTTCTGACGAGGGGGAAGTGCACAGGTATATATCTTCAGAACAAGATGCCAGCCTTCTCCGGCAAAAACTCTCCAGTCTCTTAGCCATCAACCTCGCTGCGCCACCACAAGATGAGGCCGAGGGTGATGTCTCCATGGCTGATGCAGACCAAgaaacacaaccaccactaGAAAATGAAGAgaaccaagaagaagaatttTCGTTCCGGCTCTTCTCATCAGCACCAACACAAAAAGTAGTGCTTGCGCCGAAAGAGGATGAGCTACAGGCCTCAACAGAGGAAATACCATTCAAAGAACGGCCTCTCAGTTATCACATACAAGAGCCTCTCACCCCCGAACAGCAAGAGCAAATACGACACTCCGCCGTGTCGGCCCAAGACATTCTGGCGCTATCGAAACAAAGAGCGTGGGGTCTAGAGGTACCATGGAGGGTGACGAAGATTGAGATTGTGGCCACCAAAAAACCCACAACAATGACTGCTGGAGGCAAGATTGTAGAAGAGGAAGataagaagaaaaagaggccAGGAAAGAAGACCAGGATGAAGCTTCGAATCAGGGAACAGAAGCgcaaggaagaagagagcaAGAAGCTCACAAAGGAAGAGCACCttaaggagaagaagaagcgaCTGAACAGggagaagaagttgaagagaaggcagaaggaaaaggccaagaaggctgcgAATGGAACTGCTGGCGACCAAGACGGGGCCGACAAAATGTCAGAGGATGGAGATCGTGGTGAAGAGTGA
- the PRE1 gene encoding Proteasome subunit beta type-4 (COG:O; EggNog:ENOG503NX90; BUSCO:EOG09263WSS; MEROPS:MER0002676): MEVLLGITGKDFTLIAASKAAMRGATILKASDDKTRQLNKHTLMAYSGEAGDTVQFADYIQANAQLYSMRNESDLSPSALAHFVRGELATSLRSRNPYNVNLLLGGVDPITHKSSLYWLDYLASLAPVPYAAHGYAQYYCLSILDKHHHPDITLGQGIKLLTLCVDELKRRLPIDFKGMTVKAVTKDGVVDIQFDDDKVVKAA, encoded by the exons AT GGAGGTTCTACTGGGCATTACGGGCAAGGACTTTACGCTGATCGCCGCGTCGAAGGCGGCCATGCGTGGAGCTACCATCCTCAAGGCGTCCGacgacaagacaagacagtTGAACAAGCACACACTCATGGCCTACTCTGGCGAGGCTGGTGATACCG TCCAGTTTGCCGATTACATCCAAGCCAACGCCCAGCTCTACTCGATGCGCAACGAGTCGGACCTTTCCCCATCAGCTCTTGCTCACTTTGTCCGCGGTGAACTTGCTACGAGTCTTCGGTCGAGAAATCCATACAACGTAAACCTTCTTTTGGGCGGCGTTGACCCCATCACACACAAGTCTAGCCTGTACTGGTTGGACTACCTTGCGTCGCTCGCCCCCGTCCCATATGCTGCCCACGGATATGCTCA ATACTACTGCCTTTCTATCCTGGATAagcaccaccatcccgaCATCACCCTCGGCCAAGGCATCAAACTTCTCACACTATGCGTCGACGAGCTCAAGAGGAGACTACCGATAGACTTCAAGGGGATGACGGTCAAGGCAGTGACCAAGGACGGCGTGGTGGATATCCAGTTTGATGACGACAAGGTGGTGAAGGCTGCTTGA